From one Ochrobactrum vermis genomic stretch:
- the pbpC gene encoding penicillin-binding protein 1C: MLKQMKRRWKIAIGGAVFLGIAALGTVVDLDWLDRAYPPPLPERLTISTEVMDRDGALLRAYATPDGYWRLNTRIEDVDPKFVKMLIAYEDKRFYDHGGIDFTALLRAAYQLAGSGRIVSGGSTLSMQLARLIEPRESRSFGSKFRQLARAVQIERRLSKSEILERYLTLAPYGGNLEGVRSASLAYFGKEPLRLTISEAALLVALPQLPERRRPDREMENAVAARDRVLKRMVSSDVFTSEEAERASRERISATRHPLPSLAAHFADLALKQAPTEARHQLTLKKSVQAGLEVVAREAAAKLGPKVSVAMVLADSRNGNILGEVGSADYFDGKRQGWIDMTRAVRSPGSTLKPFIYGLAFEQGLIAQETIIEDRPQDFAGYRPRNFDMSYQGDVSIRQALQMSLNVPTISLLDAIGPARLTTRIRQAAVNLQLPKGEAPGLAIGLGGAGISLRDLVQLYTGLANGGRGAALRDGTEGSEPVQPSAPILSEQASWQIGDILAGVVPPQGAKRLGLAYKTGTSYGYRDAWSVGYDGRYVLGVWVGRADGGSVPGLAGYVSAAPILFEAFVRSGVASVPLPRAPAGAFRTARADLPVTQIRFSSASDPLPVLKATIEPAPRIVFPPDGAHVELKALTDNASPLVLKLQGGRAPFRWLANGKPIAEPNRRRTANWQPDGTGYSTLTVVDAAGRATSVNIFVE; encoded by the coding sequence ATGCTCAAACAAATGAAAAGGCGTTGGAAAATAGCGATTGGCGGTGCCGTGTTTCTCGGCATCGCTGCACTCGGAACCGTAGTCGATCTTGACTGGCTCGACCGCGCCTATCCTCCGCCTTTGCCGGAACGGCTGACCATTTCCACTGAAGTTATGGATCGCGACGGCGCTTTGCTGCGTGCCTATGCAACGCCGGACGGCTATTGGCGCTTGAATACGCGGATTGAGGATGTCGATCCGAAATTTGTGAAAATGCTGATCGCCTATGAGGACAAGCGTTTTTACGATCATGGCGGCATTGATTTCACAGCGCTTCTTCGGGCCGCGTATCAGCTTGCAGGGAGCGGCCGTATTGTTTCCGGCGGTTCCACACTTTCCATGCAGCTTGCACGCCTTATCGAGCCGCGCGAAAGCCGCAGCTTCGGCTCCAAGTTCCGCCAGCTGGCGCGTGCAGTTCAAATTGAGCGACGGCTGAGCAAGTCTGAAATTCTCGAACGTTATCTGACACTCGCGCCCTATGGCGGCAATCTGGAAGGCGTACGGTCGGCATCGTTAGCCTATTTTGGCAAGGAGCCGCTGCGCCTCACCATATCGGAAGCAGCGCTTCTTGTGGCTTTGCCGCAATTGCCGGAGCGCCGCCGCCCGGATCGCGAGATGGAAAACGCGGTTGCCGCGCGGGATCGCGTTCTAAAACGCATGGTTTCGTCTGATGTTTTCACGAGCGAAGAAGCCGAGCGGGCATCGCGTGAGCGCATATCCGCGACGCGTCATCCCTTGCCTTCATTGGCCGCTCACTTTGCCGATCTCGCTTTGAAACAGGCGCCGACCGAGGCCCGGCATCAGCTGACGCTTAAGAAGTCGGTGCAGGCTGGGCTTGAAGTTGTGGCACGCGAAGCTGCTGCGAAGCTTGGGCCAAAAGTATCGGTCGCCATGGTGCTGGCCGACAGTCGCAATGGCAATATCTTAGGCGAAGTCGGCTCCGCTGATTATTTTGATGGCAAGCGGCAGGGCTGGATCGATATGACCCGCGCCGTGCGCTCGCCGGGTTCCACGCTCAAGCCTTTCATCTATGGGCTGGCCTTCGAGCAGGGACTAATTGCGCAGGAAACCATCATCGAGGACCGCCCGCAGGATTTTGCAGGCTATCGTCCGCGCAATTTCGATATGAGCTATCAGGGCGATGTCAGCATCCGTCAGGCGCTGCAAATGTCGCTGAATGTGCCGACCATCAGCCTGCTCGATGCAATTGGTCCTGCGCGGCTCACCACGCGTATTCGACAGGCGGCGGTCAATTTGCAATTGCCGAAAGGTGAAGCGCCGGGACTGGCTATCGGCCTTGGTGGCGCGGGCATCAGCCTGCGCGATCTGGTGCAGCTTTATACTGGCCTTGCCAATGGCGGTCGCGGCGCAGCACTTCGTGACGGCACCGAAGGTTCAGAACCTGTGCAGCCATCGGCTCCTATTCTGAGCGAGCAGGCATCGTGGCAGATTGGCGATATTCTGGCCGGTGTCGTGCCGCCGCAAGGCGCGAAACGCCTCGGCCTCGCTTACAAGACCGGCACGTCCTATGGATATCGTGATGCTTGGTCGGTCGGCTATGACGGGCGTTATGTGCTGGGTGTCTGGGTCGGGCGAGCCGATGGCGGCTCGGTGCCGGGCCTTGCCGGTTATGTTTCGGCAGCGCCCATTCTATTTGAAGCCTTTGTGCGTTCGGGCGTTGCTTCCGTGCCGTTACCGCGTGCGCCTGCTGGCGCGTTTCGTACGGCGCGCGCCGATCTTCCTGTGACGCAGATACGTTTTTCGTCCGCGAGCGATCCTCTGCCGGTTCTCAAAGCCACGATTGAGCCAGCACCGCGCATCGTGTTTCCGCCTGATGGCGCGCATGTCGAACTGAAAGCCCTGACCGACAATGCCTCGCCGCTGGTGCTGAAATTGCAGGGCGGACGCGCACCGTTCCGCTGGCTTGCCAATGGCAAACCGATTGCCGAACCCAACCGCCGCCGCACGGCAAACTGGCAACCTGACGGAACTGGATATTCGACATTGACCGTGGTTGATGCTGCCGGACGGGCCACCAGCGTCAACATTTTTGTAGAATAG
- a CDS encoding alpha-2-macroglobulin family protein translates to MRIGFNRLFWAFAVTACLSAGPHSTQAAETRRIEITKDSDYFGFDLRTEKNVSLEQCKSACLGDNACGAFTYNPKVKWCFLKSDFNTLNHSIGSIAGKVVTQPAAAREVEDIGAPPSISFFAANLIDEARRLKKDLASTDSTEGLSTLKSEAAAAALNGDPRTAMEKFRLTAGISPDESESWAGYALSALATEPSNGQERSKFQRDATSASWFAYQTSRTRDERAQALAVMAHALEKRDASRPALQAYEASLDLVNSASVRAAYEDLKARKGFRIVNNTVDNDNAAPRICAQFSEELVESGVDYSSFVTLDNGAPKAVDAKDRQICVEGLEHGRNYTVTFRQGLPSAVGEVLPAPVNLSIYVQDRAPSVRFTGDSFVLPAKARRGIPLVSVNLSTAKVKLYRVGDRSLAQLLSGYQFLRQLDSYDISTVSDQMGAPVWEGEIEVAGNELNKEATTSFPVDEALPERKPGVYVLTAEPLVQKSDDEYGTKATQWFVVSDIGLSTYTGQDGINVFARSLESAEPLKGVKLTLLARNNEVLGEATTDSDGRATFTPGLTRGTDGMVPAVLMASSDDEDFTFLDMARAGFDLSDRGVTGRAVPKALDLYAWTERGIYRAGEVVHVGALARDDTATAIDDLPLTFIFTRPDGVEDRRLVSDSKLAGGHAIDLTLPSNAMRGTWNVSVYTDPKQPAIATQMFLVEDFVPDRIEFDLASDKPEIAVGETANITVDGRFLYGAPAAGLALEGEVTLSTKRQWDRIKGYYFGLADEEQGEATRLPLDGLSKVDDNGKATFPVTIDEMPSTTRLVNAAVTVRMRETGGRAVERKIDVAIQPETDLIGIRPDFAGDEVPQGGTAKFSLIASDSKGDRKALDGAQWSLVKIERNYQWYRSGNSWNYEPVTFTKAIANGKIDLTTDSEAEISLPVDWGRYRLEIETADASGPATSYEFDAGWFVSSTSTETPEGLEIALDKEHYAAGDTAELKVSPRFAGELLITIGAEKLLKTITASVPEGGTTIDIPVGEDWGAGAYVTATLFRPGEAIESRMPARAIGLKWLKVDPADKQLAVKLTPPEKITPRSTLSIPVSVENAGGEQAYVMVAAVDVGILNLTRYQPPNPENWFFGQRQLGLEMRDMYGRLIDGSLGVTGKLRTGGDGGNMAAEGSPPTEKLVALFSGPVELDSDGKATITFDIPQFNGTARVMAVAWTKKAVGHAVTDVIIRDPVVITAGLPRFMAPGDQANIRFDIANTDAPDGDYRVSLETTDNLGVEVGSYPESIALKGGKRQSITVPLNAVATGAGGVTIRLSNDAGLNVEQALALPVRPVDLPVTSRHVVNLTANGGSVRVDGGLLSESLLDGAFVSVGVTRSAAFDVPALLMALDRYPYGCTEQTTSRALPLLYLSEMAAGTEAAAGLESQEELKKRVQDSIFRVLNNQSSSGSFGLWSPGSGDLWMDAYVTDFLTRAREKGYDVPQQAMLSALSNLQNALGYTTDVKERGNVIAYALYVLARNKKASVGDLRYFADTQLENFASPMAVAQLGAALALYGDQPRSERVFNASLQLATSQSSYDYNRSDYGSPLRDGAAMLALASETKPAPKVLPSLITLVEFQREKARYLSTQDQAWMLLAARGLQDDNGAISLDINGTAHQGAFSERLNGAALETQPLVVTNKGQGSVDAVVTAVAAPAQSLPAGGEGFNIERTYYTLDGEPANVTGVNQNERYVVVLKIDDLQEWQSRLLVTDLLPAGFEIDNPGLVSSADLGNFPWLESTQAAHLEFRNDRFVAAFDRSAGEKKPITLAYVVRAVTPGLYTHPAATVEDMYRPQFAARTATSMMEVAAP, encoded by the coding sequence ATGCGTATTGGTTTTAACCGGCTTTTCTGGGCCTTTGCAGTTACCGCCTGCCTGTCGGCAGGTCCACACAGCACGCAAGCCGCCGAAACCCGGCGGATAGAGATCACCAAAGATAGCGATTATTTCGGTTTCGACTTGCGTACGGAAAAGAATGTCTCGCTTGAGCAATGCAAAAGCGCCTGTCTCGGTGACAATGCTTGCGGGGCCTTCACTTATAATCCGAAGGTCAAATGGTGTTTTCTCAAGTCGGATTTTAACACGCTCAATCATTCCATCGGCTCCATCGCCGGTAAGGTCGTGACGCAGCCTGCTGCTGCCCGCGAAGTTGAAGACATTGGCGCTCCGCCTTCGATCTCTTTCTTTGCCGCCAATCTGATTGACGAAGCACGTCGCCTGAAAAAAGATCTTGCTTCAACCGATAGCACAGAGGGGCTGAGCACACTGAAAAGCGAAGCCGCTGCTGCCGCTCTCAATGGCGATCCGCGCACGGCGATGGAAAAGTTTCGGTTAACGGCCGGCATTTCGCCGGATGAAAGTGAAAGCTGGGCCGGATATGCGCTTTCAGCGCTTGCGACCGAGCCGTCCAATGGCCAGGAGCGTTCCAAGTTCCAGCGCGATGCGACGTCGGCCTCGTGGTTTGCCTACCAGACCTCACGCACCAGGGACGAGCGCGCGCAAGCGCTTGCCGTCATGGCGCACGCGCTGGAAAAGCGCGATGCATCGCGCCCAGCCTTGCAGGCCTATGAAGCGAGCCTTGATCTCGTTAATTCCGCATCGGTTCGTGCTGCCTATGAAGATCTGAAAGCCCGCAAAGGCTTCCGCATCGTCAATAATACGGTCGATAATGACAATGCCGCGCCGCGCATCTGCGCGCAGTTCTCGGAAGAACTGGTGGAAAGCGGTGTCGATTATTCGAGCTTCGTTACACTCGATAATGGCGCGCCAAAAGCTGTTGACGCCAAGGACCGCCAGATTTGCGTCGAGGGTCTGGAACATGGCCGCAATTATACGGTGACGTTCCGTCAGGGTCTGCCATCGGCTGTTGGCGAAGTGCTGCCAGCTCCGGTCAATCTTTCGATCTATGTGCAGGACCGCGCGCCATCGGTACGCTTTACCGGCGACAGCTTCGTGCTGCCTGCGAAAGCCCGTCGCGGCATTCCGCTGGTCAGCGTCAATTTGAGTACAGCCAAGGTCAAGCTCTACCGCGTCGGCGACCGTTCGCTGGCACAGCTTCTCTCCGGCTATCAGTTCCTGCGCCAGTTGGACAGCTACGACATCAGCACGGTTTCCGATCAGATGGGTGCGCCTGTCTGGGAAGGTGAGATCGAGGTTGCAGGCAATGAGCTGAACAAGGAAGCGACGACCAGTTTCCCGGTTGATGAAGCGCTGCCGGAACGCAAGCCCGGCGTCTATGTGCTGACCGCTGAACCACTGGTTCAGAAGTCCGATGATGAATATGGCACCAAGGCAACGCAGTGGTTTGTCGTTTCCGACATCGGCCTTTCGACCTATACCGGACAGGACGGCATCAATGTGTTTGCCCGTTCGCTGGAAAGCGCAGAGCCGCTTAAAGGCGTGAAGCTGACGCTGCTTGCACGCAACAATGAAGTGCTGGGCGAAGCGACCACCGACAGCGATGGCCGTGCGACGTTTACGCCGGGACTGACACGCGGCACAGATGGCATGGTGCCAGCGGTGCTGATGGCAAGTAGCGATGATGAGGATTTCACATTCCTCGATATGGCGCGCGCCGGTTTCGATCTTTCCGATCGTGGTGTGACGGGCCGTGCCGTGCCGAAAGCGCTTGATCTTTATGCATGGACAGAGCGCGGTATCTATCGTGCTGGCGAAGTTGTGCATGTAGGCGCGCTTGCGCGTGACGACACCGCAACCGCAATCGATGATCTGCCGCTCACCTTCATCTTTACGCGTCCCGATGGCGTGGAAGATCGCCGTCTCGTTTCCGATAGCAAACTGGCCGGTGGTCATGCCATCGACCTGACCTTGCCGTCGAACGCCATGCGCGGCACCTGGAATGTTTCGGTCTATACCGATCCCAAGCAGCCAGCGATTGCCACGCAGATGTTCCTGGTTGAAGATTTCGTGCCGGACCGGATCGAGTTCGATCTGGCGTCTGACAAGCCGGAAATCGCTGTTGGCGAAACCGCCAATATCACCGTAGACGGTCGTTTCCTCTATGGCGCGCCTGCCGCCGGTCTTGCGCTTGAAGGCGAAGTCACGCTTTCGACCAAGCGTCAGTGGGACCGCATCAAGGGCTATTATTTCGGCCTCGCCGATGAAGAACAGGGCGAAGCCACGCGTCTGCCGCTCGATGGTCTGTCAAAAGTCGATGACAATGGCAAGGCGACTTTCCCGGTTACAATCGATGAAATGCCGTCAACAACGCGCCTCGTAAATGCAGCCGTGACTGTTCGTATGCGTGAAACGGGCGGTCGTGCGGTTGAGCGTAAGATCGATGTTGCCATTCAGCCGGAAACCGATCTGATCGGCATTCGCCCGGATTTTGCTGGCGATGAAGTTCCGCAGGGTGGCACTGCAAAGTTCAGCCTGATCGCCTCTGACAGCAAGGGTGATCGCAAGGCGCTTGATGGCGCACAATGGTCGCTGGTCAAGATCGAGCGTAATTATCAGTGGTATCGCAGCGGCAACAGCTGGAACTACGAACCAGTGACTTTCACCAAGGCGATTGCCAACGGCAAGATTGACCTTACAACCGATAGCGAGGCTGAAATCAGTCTGCCGGTCGATTGGGGCCGTTACCGTCTGGAAATCGAAACAGCTGATGCTTCCGGCCCGGCCACAAGCTATGAATTCGATGCGGGCTGGTTTGTCAGCTCAACCTCGACCGAAACACCGGAAGGGCTCGAAATCGCGCTCGACAAGGAACATTATGCGGCAGGTGACACGGCAGAACTGAAAGTGTCCCCGCGTTTTGCAGGTGAGCTGCTCATCACAATTGGTGCGGAAAAGCTGCTTAAGACAATCACCGCAAGCGTGCCGGAAGGTGGCACAACCATCGATATTCCGGTGGGTGAGGATTGGGGTGCGGGCGCCTATGTAACAGCAACGCTGTTCCGTCCGGGTGAGGCTATTGAAAGCCGTATGCCAGCCCGTGCGATTGGTCTTAAATGGCTGAAGGTCGATCCTGCCGACAAGCAGCTTGCTGTCAAGCTGACCCCGCCTGAAAAGATCACGCCGCGTTCCACACTTTCCATCCCGGTTTCGGTTGAAAATGCGGGTGGCGAGCAGGCCTATGTCATGGTCGCGGCAGTCGATGTCGGCATTCTCAATCTGACACGCTATCAGCCGCCGAACCCTGAAAACTGGTTCTTCGGCCAGCGTCAGCTGGGCCTTGAAATGCGCGATATGTATGGTCGCCTGATCGATGGTTCGCTCGGCGTCACCGGCAAGCTGCGCACAGGTGGCGATGGTGGCAATATGGCAGCGGAAGGCAGCCCGCCCACCGAAAAGCTGGTTGCGCTGTTCTCCGGCCCTGTTGAACTCGACAGCGACGGCAAGGCAACAATCACTTTCGACATACCGCAGTTCAATGGCACCGCGCGCGTCATGGCGGTGGCATGGACCAAGAAGGCAGTCGGCCATGCGGTGACAGATGTCATCATCCGCGATCCTGTGGTCATCACCGCTGGTCTGCCACGCTTCATGGCCCCTGGCGATCAGGCCAATATCCGCTTCGATATTGCCAATACGGATGCACCGGACGGCGATTATCGTGTGAGCCTTGAGACCACCGATAATCTCGGTGTTGAGGTTGGCTCTTATCCTGAAAGCATCGCGCTTAAAGGTGGCAAACGGCAGTCGATCACCGTTCCACTCAATGCTGTGGCCACGGGTGCGGGTGGTGTGACGATCCGGCTTTCCAACGATGCAGGTCTCAATGTTGAACAGGCTTTGGCATTGCCGGTGCGTCCGGTCGATCTGCCGGTCACGAGCCGCCATGTCGTCAATCTCACGGCCAATGGCGGAAGTGTGCGAGTCGATGGCGGACTTCTGTCTGAAAGCCTGCTTGATGGTGCTTTTGTCAGCGTTGGTGTGACGCGAAGTGCCGCATTTGATGTGCCAGCTTTGTTGATGGCGCTCGACCGCTATCCTTATGGCTGCACAGAGCAGACCACCAGCCGCGCACTGCCGCTGCTTTATTTGAGCGAAATGGCTGCAGGTACGGAAGCGGCAGCGGGTCTGGAAAGTCAGGAAGAACTTAAAAAGCGCGTACAGGATTCCATCTTCCGCGTGCTCAACAACCAGTCTTCAAGCGGGTCGTTTGGCCTCTGGTCGCCGGGATCGGGTGATCTCTGGATGGACGCCTATGTGACCGACTTCCTGACGCGTGCCCGCGAAAAGGGCTATGACGTGCCGCAGCAGGCGATGCTGTCCGCACTTTCTAATCTGCAAAATGCGCTCGGCTATACCACCGACGTCAAGGAACGCGGCAACGTCATTGCCTATGCGCTTTATGTTCTGGCACGCAACAAGAAGGCTTCTGTTGGCGATCTGCGATACTTTGCCGATACCCAGCTTGAAAACTTTGCAAGCCCGATGGCCGTTGCCCAGCTTGGTGCAGCATTAGCGCTTTATGGTGATCAGCCGCGTTCGGAACGCGTGTTCAATGCGTCGCTCCAGCTCGCAACCAGCCAGTCCAGCTATGACTATAATCGCTCCGATTATGGTTCGCCGCTGCGTGATGGCGCGGCAATGCTGGCTCTTGCGTCGGAAACCAAGCCTGCGCCGAAAGTGCTGCCATCGCTGATTACGCTGGTCGAGTTCCAGCGCGAAAAGGCACGCTATCTCAGCACGCAGGATCAGGCATGGATGCTGCTTGCAGCACGCGGGCTTCAGGATGACAATGGCGCAATCAGCCTCGACATCAATGGCACAGCGCATCAGGGCGCGTTCTCCGAGCGTCTCAATGGTGCAGCCCTTGAAACGCAGCCGCTGGTCGTCACCAACAAGGGGCAGGGTTCGGTTGATGCGGTCGTCACGGCTGTTGCAGCACCCGCTCAGTCACTGCCTGCGGGTGGAGAAGGTTTCAACATCGAGCGTACTTATTATACGCTCGATGGCGAGCCGGCCAATGTCACCGGGGTCAATCAGAATGAGCGCTATGTTGTTGTTCTGAAAATCGACGATCTGCAGGAATGGCAGTCGCGTCTGCTTGTGACCGATCTGCTGCCAGCTGGTTTCGAGATCGACAATCCGGGCCTTGTTTCCAGTGCCGATCTTGGCAATTTCCCATGGCTTGAAAGCACACAGGCAGCGCATCTCGAATTCCGCAATGATCGTTTTGTGGCCGCTTTCGACCGCTCTGCAGGCGAGAAGAAGCCGATCACGCTCGCTTATGTGGTGCGTGCAGTGACGCCCGGTCTTTACACCCATCCGGCAGCAACGGTTGAGGATATGTATCGTCCGCAATTTGCAGCGCGCACGGCGACAAGCATGATGGAGGTGGCTGCACCGTAA
- a CDS encoding GNAT family N-acetyltransferase, translating into MDAIRIRLFQTEDTESVFALILPIQQNEFDIAITTGDQPDLRDVDGFYRQGNGDFWVAEADGHIVGTIALKDIGQGQAALRKMFVAESYRGSEFGTARKLLATLISHAREHSITKILLGTTDKFLGAHRFYEKNGFFEISREDLPRSFPLMAVDTKFYAIELF; encoded by the coding sequence ATGGACGCGATCAGAATTCGACTGTTTCAGACAGAGGACACGGAAAGTGTTTTCGCTTTAATTCTGCCTATACAACAAAACGAGTTCGACATTGCGATTACCACGGGAGATCAACCGGACCTGCGAGACGTAGATGGTTTCTATCGTCAGGGTAACGGTGATTTCTGGGTGGCTGAAGCCGATGGTCACATCGTTGGCACCATAGCCCTCAAGGATATTGGGCAAGGTCAGGCCGCTTTACGAAAAATGTTTGTTGCTGAATCTTATCGTGGTTCCGAATTCGGTACAGCACGCAAGCTGCTTGCGACGCTCATTTCACACGCTCGCGAACACTCCATCACCAAGATACTGCTTGGAACGACAGATAAGTTTCTGGGCGCGCACCGATTTTATGAGAAGAACGGATTCTTCGAGATTTCACGTGAAGACCTGCCGCGAAGCTTCCCGCTCATGGCGGTCGACACAAAATTCTACGCGATAGAATTATTTTGA
- a CDS encoding autotransporter domain-containing protein, giving the protein MRRRNIGSCAFHFLSSTALISLGAVLLHSTPATAACSFSPTLGDDTFICDSGTSPGGLTDLNGNNTLLLPTGGTGILNGNVAFGSGVDRVEVHSGSIVGSVNQGDGLNSFLISGGNVTGNVRQGNDIDEFQITGGEIGSLNQGNGYDRFFMSGGRIVDAFDDGDYAVMTDGRIGRVNLKLDNNYFNMSGGTIDRNLIAGLGNDTIIVSGGMIGGNISISSGTDSVTMTGGTVAGDVLLGFGNDQFSWNGGGIIYGKIDLGPDNDTAVLANLTDANIGATKQLTGGEGSDALTFSNVKAGNVARFDSWEAINLTSDTRLVFDNALTLGDAGTGTGTLNIDATSTVYGGAAKSSVNPFTAGQLANVFNAGRIDLTNGGTSTADTFTIKGNYVGQNGLLFVDTVLGPDNSPSDKLVIDTGVASGSTSIAVANAGGAGAATNADGIMVVEALNGGSTSQNAFSLNGRAAAGAYEYFLFKGGVSANTTENWYLRSTLVRGSEPPAATDGTAVTPEEPETTAPPPALEQPPAVLPVDPNEGNPDDTSTPVTEDTPAPDAPPPPVSAEAPNPPDNTTGQQQEVALPFDGAVPPSPGATRVKGDVIPLYRVEVPVYSALPPVAHHLALSTLGTFHERRGEQDLLETAGYLPASWARVFGQDIDMKWKGTVAPGLDGKLFGIQAGQDILGRETDDGHFDRFGLFFGYARATGDVTGQALGWNDLAVGDLEVTGTSFGGYWTHIGPQGWYLDAILMGTWFGGDAASNEGQSIDLDGHGVTASLEGGYPIALSESWTLEPQAQLIWQRLSLDDQADQYSSVSFDTDDAWTGRIGFRLQGKQETSVGKLRPYLKANLWQNFSSDQSVRFATDPIATDLKGTSLELGGGLTLDITEKASLFATADYTTNLGGERNRIWEGNLGLNIKW; this is encoded by the coding sequence ATGCGTCGTCGCAACATCGGTTCGTGCGCGTTCCATTTTCTATCCAGTACAGCGCTGATATCGTTAGGCGCGGTTTTGTTGCATAGCACTCCAGCCACTGCCGCATGTTCATTTTCGCCGACACTCGGTGACGATACATTCATTTGTGATAGCGGCACATCACCCGGCGGTCTTACAGATCTCAACGGAAACAATACGTTGCTTTTGCCAACGGGTGGAACAGGGATCCTCAATGGAAATGTTGCGTTTGGCTCTGGTGTAGATCGCGTGGAGGTCCATTCCGGTTCGATTGTGGGTAGCGTCAATCAGGGAGACGGTCTCAATAGTTTTCTTATCTCGGGCGGGAACGTTACAGGCAACGTTCGTCAGGGAAATGATATCGACGAGTTCCAGATAACGGGCGGCGAAATTGGTTCGCTTAATCAGGGTAACGGTTACGACCGCTTCTTCATGTCGGGTGGGCGGATCGTCGATGCCTTTGACGACGGCGATTATGCCGTCATGACGGATGGCCGTATCGGGCGCGTCAATCTCAAACTCGACAATAATTACTTCAACATGTCTGGCGGAACGATTGACCGCAACCTGATCGCCGGGCTGGGCAACGATACGATTATCGTTTCGGGGGGGATGATTGGCGGTAATATAAGCATCAGTAGCGGAACCGACAGTGTAACAATGACGGGTGGCACGGTTGCGGGCGATGTTCTTCTCGGCTTCGGTAATGACCAGTTCTCATGGAATGGCGGTGGCATAATCTATGGGAAGATCGATCTCGGCCCTGATAACGATACTGCCGTTCTAGCCAATCTGACGGATGCCAATATAGGCGCGACCAAACAGCTTACCGGCGGCGAGGGAAGTGATGCTCTCACATTCAGCAATGTAAAAGCCGGAAACGTTGCCCGTTTCGACAGCTGGGAGGCGATCAACCTTACCAGTGACACGCGGCTCGTTTTCGACAATGCTCTTACATTGGGCGATGCTGGCACCGGAACGGGAACACTCAATATAGATGCGACAAGTACGGTTTATGGTGGTGCCGCAAAGAGCAGCGTCAATCCCTTCACTGCGGGTCAGTTAGCCAATGTTTTCAACGCTGGGCGCATTGATCTCACCAACGGTGGGACAAGCACGGCCGATACATTTACGATCAAGGGCAACTATGTCGGGCAGAACGGCCTTCTGTTTGTCGATACCGTTCTTGGCCCCGATAATTCGCCTTCTGATAAGCTCGTGATCGATACGGGCGTCGCATCTGGAAGTACCAGTATTGCGGTCGCCAATGCCGGTGGGGCGGGTGCCGCGACGAATGCAGACGGTATCATGGTTGTCGAAGCGCTGAATGGTGGCTCTACCAGCCAGAATGCGTTCTCGCTGAACGGTCGTGCTGCAGCCGGCGCCTATGAATACTTTCTGTTCAAGGGCGGTGTATCGGCGAACACGACCGAGAACTGGTATTTGAGATCCACTTTGGTGCGTGGGAGCGAACCGCCTGCTGCGACGGATGGAACCGCCGTCACGCCGGAAGAGCCTGAAACAACCGCGCCACCACCTGCACTTGAGCAACCGCCAGCGGTGTTGCCGGTCGATCCCAATGAAGGAAACCCCGACGATACGTCAACTCCGGTAACGGAAGATACTCCCGCGCCGGATGCACCTCCACCGCCAGTGTCGGCTGAAGCACCCAACCCTCCCGATAACACAACGGGTCAGCAACAGGAGGTTGCACTTCCCTTTGATGGCGCAGTCCCGCCTTCGCCGGGAGCAACGCGGGTCAAGGGCGACGTGATACCGCTCTATCGTGTGGAAGTGCCGGTTTATTCTGCCTTGCCGCCAGTAGCGCATCATCTGGCGCTTTCCACCTTGGGGACCTTTCATGAGCGTCGCGGTGAACAGGATCTCCTGGAAACTGCCGGGTATCTGCCTGCCAGCTGGGCCAGAGTTTTCGGACAGGACATCGATATGAAATGGAAAGGCACTGTCGCGCCAGGTCTCGACGGAAAGCTCTTTGGTATTCAGGCTGGACAGGATATTCTGGGGCGCGAAACGGACGACGGGCATTTTGACCGTTTTGGCCTATTCTTCGGTTATGCCCGTGCAACAGGCGACGTCACCGGGCAAGCGCTCGGCTGGAACGATCTCGCTGTCGGCGATCTCGAAGTTACGGGTACGAGTTTCGGTGGGTACTGGACTCATATCGGGCCGCAAGGCTGGTATCTTGATGCCATACTTATGGGAACCTGGTTCGGCGGAGATGCAGCCTCGAACGAGGGCCAGAGTATCGATCTTGACGGGCATGGGGTTACGGCTTCGCTTGAAGGAGGTTATCCTATCGCATTGAGCGAGAGCTGGACATTGGAGCCGCAGGCGCAGCTGATCTGGCAACGTCTTTCGCTCGACGATCAAGCTGATCAATATTCCTCGGTATCGTTCGACACAGACGATGCATGGACTGGACGGATCGGCTTCAGACTGCAGGGCAAACAGGAAACATCGGTCGGAAAACTGCGGCCATATCTGAAAGCCAATCTCTGGCAGAATTTTTCATCGGACCAGTCCGTGCGTTTTGCCACCGATCCGATTGCAACTGACCTCAAAGGCACTTCGCTGGAACTGGGGGGCGGGCTGACTTTGGATATTACCGAGAAAGCCAGTCTGTTTGCGACAGCGGATTATACGACCAATCTTGGTGGCGAGCGCAACCGGATATGGGAAGGCAATTTGGGACTGAACATAAAATGGTAA